The following are encoded together in the Labrus mixtus chromosome 2, fLabMix1.1, whole genome shotgun sequence genome:
- the si:dkey-162b23.4 gene encoding sodium/hydrogen exchanger 9B2 isoform X1 produces MYCEREESGLELLLPTAMEETQPKPATPEPSPVHTPAPSPAPSPAPSPLLDRIALPSPNNVEHLSVNQIQVVVRRCSSPNVTEETTYFLPRNPVVDAGTNTDPPVVCCPLLHRFCPCPPRGLLASLITKVLLAAVLFGVVWSITEKECLPGGNLFGITILFICSLIGGKVVALIRLPKLPPFPPLLGMLLMGFLLRNIPVITDGVYIDFRWSASLRNVALAVILARAGLGLDPTALKKLKAVCARVAAGPCIIEACTVALVSHFLMGLPWVWGFILGFVLGAVSPAVVVPSMLQLQKDGYGVEQGIPTLLMAAGSFDDILAITGFTTCLGMAFATGSTWYNLMRGVMEVAGGMVAGIILGFLIQYFPSVDQKHLVMKRSFLVLGLSVFAVFGSAVVGFPGSGGLCTLVLAFLAGLGWGAGKARVEEVVGWAWDVFQPLLFGLIGAEIRLSELEGHTVGLGIASLLIALLIRILFTFVCVLCAGFTMKEKVFIALAWMPKATVQAAIGSTALDTARTRNDPQLQKYGMDVLTVAVLAILLTAPIGALIIGLAGPRLLQRPKNSTCGERVKPNLSAFFLGTAAGAEDENESPVTYESTL; encoded by the exons ATGTACTGTGAAAGAGAAGAGAGTGGACTAGAATTACTGCTGCCAACTGCCATGGAGGAAACTCAGCCCAAACCTGCAACCCCGGAGCCCAGCCCTGTACACACTCCAGCACCAAGTCCAGCACCCAGTCCAGCACCCAGCCCACTCTTGGACAGGATTGCGTTGCCCTCACCAAACAATGTGGAG CACTTGAGTGTGAATCAGATCCAGGTGGTGGTACGGAGATGCTCCAGTCCAAATGTCACAGAGGAGACCACATATTTTCTCCCTCGAAACCCTGTTGTGGATGCTGGCACCAACACGGACCCCCCTGTCGTCTGCTGCCCCTTGCTCCACAGATTTTGCCCATGTCCACCAAGAGGCCTTCTGGCCTCTCTCATTACAAAAG TCCTTTTGGCAGCTGTGCTCTTTGGAGTGGTGTGGTCCATCACCGAGAAAGAATGTCTTCCAGGGGGAAACTTGTTTGGCATCACAATCCTCTTCATCTGTTCGCTCATCGGTGGGAAAGTGGTGGCTCTCATCCGGCTGCCAAAACTTCCCCCGTTCCCCCCACTCCTGG GTATGCTGCTGATGGGTTTCCTGCTGAGGAACATCCCAGTCATAACAGATGGGGTGTACATTGACTTCAGGTGGTCTGCGTCCCTGAGGAACGTCGCTCTGGCTGTTATACTGGCCAGAGCTGGTTTAGGGTTGGATCCCACG GCTCTGAAGAAACTGAAAGCCGTCTGTGCACGTGTGGCAGCCGGGCCCTGCATCATAGAGGCATGCACCGTAGCGCTGGTCTCTCACTTCCTCATGGGCTTGCCCTGGGTCTGGGGATTCATCCTCGG TTTTGTGCTGGGCGCTGTGTCTCCGGCCGTGGTGGTTCCCTCcatgctgcagctgcagaagGACGGTTACGGCGTGGAGCAGGGCATCCCCACCCTGCTGATGGCGGCGGGGAGCTTCGACGACATTCTTGCCATCACGGGGTTCACCACATGCTTGGGCATGGCCTTTGCCACAG GCTCCACTTGGTACAACCTCATGAGAGGTGTGATGGAGGTGGCTGGTGGGATGGTTGCTGGGATTATTCTTGGCTTCCTCATTCAGTACTTTCCCAGTGTTGACCAG AAACATTTAGTAATGAAGCGATCCTTCTTAGTGCTGGGCCTGTCTGTCTTTGCCGTGTTTGGCAGCGCAGTGGTCGGGTTCCCTGGCTCTGGAGGCCTCTGCACCCTGGTGCTTGCATTCCTGGCTGGCCTCGGCTGGGGTGCAGGAAAG GCTCGTGTGGAAGAAGTGGTAGGGTGGGCGTGGGACGTTTTTCAGCCTCTACTCTTCGGATTGATAGGAGCCGAGATCAGACTCTCTGAGTTGGAGGGACATACAGTTG GTCTTGGTATAGCCTCTCTGCTCATCGCCCTGCTGATTCGTATCCTGTTCACTTTTGTCTGTGTTCTGTGTGCGGGCTTTACCATGAAGGAAAAAGTGTTCATCGCTCTGGCGTGGATGCCCAAAGCCACAGTACAG GCAGCTATAGGCTCCACAGCTCTGGACACTGCCAGGACCAGGAACGACCCGCAGCTGCAGAAGTACGGCATGGATGTGCTAACTGTGGCTGTGCTGGCCATCCTTCTCACAGCTCCAATAGGAGCTCTTATCATAGGGCTCGCTGGACCCCGCCTGCTACAAAGACCAAAGAACTCAACCTGTGGTGAGCGAGTCAAACCCAATTTATCAGCTTTTTTCTTAG GCACAGCAGCAGGAGCCGAAGATGAAAATGAAAGTCCCGTCACCTATGAGAGTACGCTTTGA
- the si:dkey-162b23.4 gene encoding sodium/hydrogen exchanger 9B2 isoform X2, which produces MYCEREESGLELLLPTAMEETQPKPATPEPSPVHTPAPSPAPSPAPSPLLDRIALPSPNNVEHLSVNQIQVVVRRCSSPNVTEETTYFLPRNPVVDAGTNTDPPVVCCPLLHRFCPCPPRGLLASLITKVLLAAVLFGVVWSITEKECLPGGNLFGITILFICSLIGGKVVALIRLPKLPPFPPLLGMLLMGFLLRNIPVITDGVYIDFRWSASLRNVALAVILARAGLGLDPTALKKLKAVCARVAAGPCIIEACTVALVSHFLMGLPWVWGFILGFVLGAVSPAVVVPSMLQLQKDGYGVEQGIPTLLMAAGSFDDILAITGFTTCLGMAFATGSTWYNLMRGVMEVAGGMVAGIILGFLIQYFPSVDQKHLVMKRSFLVLGLSVFAVFGSAVVGFPGSGGLCTLVLAFLAGLGWGAGKARVEEVVGWAWDVFQPLLFGLIGAEIRLSELEGHTVGLGIASLLIALLIRILFTFVCVLCAGFTMKEKVFIALAWMPKATVQAAIGSTALDTARTRNDPQLQKYGMDVLTVAVLAILLTAPIGALIIGLAGPRLLQRPKNSTCGTAAGAEDENESPVTYESTL; this is translated from the exons ATGTACTGTGAAAGAGAAGAGAGTGGACTAGAATTACTGCTGCCAACTGCCATGGAGGAAACTCAGCCCAAACCTGCAACCCCGGAGCCCAGCCCTGTACACACTCCAGCACCAAGTCCAGCACCCAGTCCAGCACCCAGCCCACTCTTGGACAGGATTGCGTTGCCCTCACCAAACAATGTGGAG CACTTGAGTGTGAATCAGATCCAGGTGGTGGTACGGAGATGCTCCAGTCCAAATGTCACAGAGGAGACCACATATTTTCTCCCTCGAAACCCTGTTGTGGATGCTGGCACCAACACGGACCCCCCTGTCGTCTGCTGCCCCTTGCTCCACAGATTTTGCCCATGTCCACCAAGAGGCCTTCTGGCCTCTCTCATTACAAAAG TCCTTTTGGCAGCTGTGCTCTTTGGAGTGGTGTGGTCCATCACCGAGAAAGAATGTCTTCCAGGGGGAAACTTGTTTGGCATCACAATCCTCTTCATCTGTTCGCTCATCGGTGGGAAAGTGGTGGCTCTCATCCGGCTGCCAAAACTTCCCCCGTTCCCCCCACTCCTGG GTATGCTGCTGATGGGTTTCCTGCTGAGGAACATCCCAGTCATAACAGATGGGGTGTACATTGACTTCAGGTGGTCTGCGTCCCTGAGGAACGTCGCTCTGGCTGTTATACTGGCCAGAGCTGGTTTAGGGTTGGATCCCACG GCTCTGAAGAAACTGAAAGCCGTCTGTGCACGTGTGGCAGCCGGGCCCTGCATCATAGAGGCATGCACCGTAGCGCTGGTCTCTCACTTCCTCATGGGCTTGCCCTGGGTCTGGGGATTCATCCTCGG TTTTGTGCTGGGCGCTGTGTCTCCGGCCGTGGTGGTTCCCTCcatgctgcagctgcagaagGACGGTTACGGCGTGGAGCAGGGCATCCCCACCCTGCTGATGGCGGCGGGGAGCTTCGACGACATTCTTGCCATCACGGGGTTCACCACATGCTTGGGCATGGCCTTTGCCACAG GCTCCACTTGGTACAACCTCATGAGAGGTGTGATGGAGGTGGCTGGTGGGATGGTTGCTGGGATTATTCTTGGCTTCCTCATTCAGTACTTTCCCAGTGTTGACCAG AAACATTTAGTAATGAAGCGATCCTTCTTAGTGCTGGGCCTGTCTGTCTTTGCCGTGTTTGGCAGCGCAGTGGTCGGGTTCCCTGGCTCTGGAGGCCTCTGCACCCTGGTGCTTGCATTCCTGGCTGGCCTCGGCTGGGGTGCAGGAAAG GCTCGTGTGGAAGAAGTGGTAGGGTGGGCGTGGGACGTTTTTCAGCCTCTACTCTTCGGATTGATAGGAGCCGAGATCAGACTCTCTGAGTTGGAGGGACATACAGTTG GTCTTGGTATAGCCTCTCTGCTCATCGCCCTGCTGATTCGTATCCTGTTCACTTTTGTCTGTGTTCTGTGTGCGGGCTTTACCATGAAGGAAAAAGTGTTCATCGCTCTGGCGTGGATGCCCAAAGCCACAGTACAG GCAGCTATAGGCTCCACAGCTCTGGACACTGCCAGGACCAGGAACGACCCGCAGCTGCAGAAGTACGGCATGGATGTGCTAACTGTGGCTGTGCTGGCCATCCTTCTCACAGCTCCAATAGGAGCTCTTATCATAGGGCTCGCTGGACCCCGCCTGCTACAAAGACCAAAGAACTCAACCTGTG GCACAGCAGCAGGAGCCGAAGATGAAAATGAAAGTCCCGTCACCTATGAGAGTACGCTTTGA
- the cisd2 gene encoding CDGSH iron-sulfur domain-containing protein 2 codes for MVLETMSRIIKVQLPAYLKRLPLPETITGFARLTVSEWLRLLPLLGILALLGYLTIRPFLPKKKKQRDCLINLKIQKENPKVVNEIDIEDLNSANVCYCRCWRSKTFPVCDKSHLKHNELTGDNVGPLILKKKIL; via the exons ATGGTTTTAGAAACTATGTCAAGGATAATTAAAGTCCAGCTGCCAGCATACCTAAAAAGGCTTCCGCTACCGGAGACGATCACCGGGTTTGCAAGGTTAACAG TATCTGAGTGGCTCCGGTTGCTGCCTCTCCTGGGTATCCTGGCTCTGCTCGGCTACCTGACCATCCGCCCATTCCTgcccaagaagaagaagcagagagacTGCCTGATCAACCTGAAGATCCAGAAAGAGAACCCAAAAGTGGTCAACGAGATAGACATCGAGGACCTGAACAGTGCAAATGTGTGTTACTGTCGCTGCTGGCGCTCCAAAACT ttTCCTGTCTGTGACAAGTCACACTTAAAGCACAACGAGCTAACTGGAGACAACGTGGGACCGCTCATTCTCAAAAAGAAGATACTGTGA